One genomic segment of Sorex araneus isolate mSorAra2 chromosome X, mSorAra2.pri, whole genome shotgun sequence includes these proteins:
- the MAGEB17 gene encoding melanoma-associated antigen B17: MAEDAPRWPLTLFPPSLPTAMPRGQKSKRRTQEKRQILRAEFQREAEAIVAADEYYYPVSTVICSSAQPPSSQPGTSAGYERPPGYPDFSPKDPVTQKADILMHFLLHKYKLKEPITKAEMLKFIGNSFRSHFAEVLHRTSERMELVFGLDLKEIDSTNHTYLLISKLDLVNENNINNDGSDFPKSGLLMPLLGVIFMSGNRVSEEDMWEFLSMLGIYDGRKHFIFGEPRKLITKDLVDEEYLEYRQVPGKVPPSYEFLWGPRARDEVSKMQVLEFMAKVNGTPPSTFSSCYEEALRAEEERVQARATAKIAASAHARARGQARSENNPR; encoded by the coding sequence ATGGCTGAAGATGCTCCAAGGTGGCCCCTGACCCTCTTCCCACCTTCTCTGCCCACAGCCATGCCTAGGGGGCAGAAAAGCAAGCGCCGTACCCAGGAGAAGCGCCAAATACTCCGTGCTGAGTTCCAGAGAGAAGCCGAAGCCATTGTAGCAGCTGATGAGTACTATTACCCTGTGTCGACTGTCATTTGCAGCTCCGCACAGCCCCCCAGCAGCCAGCCGGGCACCTCTGCTGGGTATGAGCGGCCCCCGGGCTACCCAGATTTCTCACCCAAAGACCCCGTGACGCAGAAGGCAGACATTCTAATGCATTTTCTGCTGCACAAATACAAACTGAAAGAGCCTATCACCAAGGCTGAAATGCTGAAATTCATCGGCAACAGTTTCAGGTCGCATTTTGCTGAGGTCCTGCATAGAACCTCGGAGCGCATGGAGCTCGTCTTCGGCCTTGACCTGAAGGAGATTGACTCCACCAATCACACTTACCTGCTCATCAGCAAACTCGACCTTGTCAACGAAAACAACATAAACAATGACGGCTCGGACTTCCCCAAGAGCGGGCTTCTCATGCCTCTCCTCGGCGTCATCTTCATGAGTGGCAATCGGGTGTCGGAGGAAGATATGTGGGAGTTTCTGAGTATGCTGGGCATCTATGACGGCAGGAAGCATTTCATCTTTGGGGAACCCAGGAAGCTCATCACCAAAGACCTGGTGGATGAGGAGTACCTGGAATACCGCCAGGTACCTGGTAAGGTTCCACCTAGCTACGAATTCCTGTGGGGTCCCAGAGCCCGTGACGAAGTCAGTAAGATGCAGGTGCTGGAATTTATGGCTAAGGTCAATGGCACACCACCTAGCACTTTCTCATCTTGTTATGAAGAGGCTTTGCGCGCTGAAGAAGAGCGTGTCCAAGCCCGAGCTACAGCCAAAATTGCTGCTTCTGCCCACGCTAGGGCCCGTGGCCAGGCCAGGTCTGAAAACAACCCCAGATAA